A stretch of the Bradyrhizobium arachidis genome encodes the following:
- a CDS encoding AAA family ATPase produces MLQVNKPASEINSEFVEMQSSQSQSPASYLAIIRRQFPTMIAILAACLIVALLYLFTAAPQYTSTASMVIDTRKVQLFQQQSVLGDVAIDSSTVETQVEILKSENISLTVIRDLHLIDDPEFTGTGGALLGAIAGLFSSSSPLSEFELTRKALEQFASNRVIKRLGTTYVMEIGFTSRDPAKAAKIANAIADAYIVDQLEAKYQATRRASVWLQDRIKELRTQASTAQRAVVDFKSANNIVNTGGRLMNEQQLAEVNSQLVLAHAATAEAKARLDRMNSILRQEIPDASVADALKNETIVKLRAQYVDMASKESIWSTKYGHDHLAAVNLRRQMDEIRKNITDELKRIQESYKSDYDIALTREESIKTSLNAAVSEAQLTNQAQIQLRELESTAQSYQAMYDNFLQRYMESVQQQSFPITEARIISAATMPLKKSYPKSLVVLAAGLLGGLLLSFGVAMARELTDNVFRTTEQVEEILGTNCLAILPAVGGPAARSRSLLPGSLADRFANNPGNSNPDLLRYVVENPLSRYSEAIRTLKVAMDLNSVVRENRVLAVTSTLPNEGKSTLSVNLAQLMAHGGARVILVDTDLRNPSLSRALVPDAQVGLVDVIALRAGLEDTLVVDPETKLSVLPIAANSKLLHTNEILASKAMHNLVALLRSKFDYVVLDMPPMAPVVDVRVTSSFVDSFLFVVEWGKTKTDVARHNLRGAPEIHSKLLGAVLNKAETRLLSRYEAYHGRHYYQKYYAKYGYVE; encoded by the coding sequence ATGTTGCAGGTGAACAAGCCGGCCTCGGAGATCAACAGCGAATTCGTTGAGATGCAAAGCTCTCAGTCGCAGTCGCCGGCCTCCTACCTCGCCATTATTCGCCGACAGTTCCCGACGATGATCGCCATCCTGGCGGCCTGCCTGATCGTTGCGCTGCTATATCTCTTTACCGCCGCCCCACAATACACCTCGACAGCGTCGATGGTGATCGACACGCGCAAGGTGCAGTTGTTCCAGCAACAGTCGGTGCTCGGGGACGTCGCGATCGATTCCTCCACCGTGGAAACACAGGTTGAAATCCTTAAATCTGAAAACATCAGCCTTACCGTCATCCGCGACCTTCACCTGATCGATGACCCCGAGTTCACCGGCACCGGTGGCGCCCTGCTTGGTGCTATTGCCGGGCTGTTTTCCTCAAGCAGCCCACTTTCCGAATTCGAATTGACGCGAAAGGCGCTCGAGCAGTTCGCCAGCAATCGCGTTATCAAGCGCCTTGGCACGACCTATGTGATGGAGATCGGCTTCACCTCGCGCGATCCGGCGAAAGCGGCGAAGATCGCCAATGCCATCGCGGACGCCTATATCGTCGACCAGCTTGAGGCGAAGTACCAGGCGACCCGCCGCGCCAGCGTCTGGCTGCAGGACCGCATCAAGGAGCTGCGCACCCAAGCCTCGACAGCGCAGAGGGCGGTGGTTGATTTCAAGAGCGCGAACAACATCGTCAATACTGGCGGGCGGCTGATGAATGAACAGCAGCTTGCTGAAGTGAACAGCCAGCTGGTGCTGGCGCATGCAGCGACCGCCGAAGCCAAGGCGCGGCTCGATCGCATGAATAGCATCCTCAGGCAGGAGATACCGGATGCCTCTGTTGCCGACGCGCTGAAGAACGAGACCATCGTCAAGTTGCGCGCCCAATATGTCGATATGGCGTCGAAGGAGTCCATTTGGTCGACGAAATATGGGCACGATCATCTCGCCGCTGTTAACCTTCGCCGGCAAATGGACGAGATCAGAAAGAACATTACGGACGAGCTCAAGCGCATCCAGGAATCCTACAAGAGCGACTATGATATCGCACTCACCCGCGAGGAGAGCATCAAAACCAGCCTGAACGCGGCCGTCTCGGAAGCACAGCTCACCAATCAGGCGCAGATCCAGTTGCGCGAGCTCGAGAGTACCGCCCAGTCATACCAAGCGATGTACGACAATTTTCTGCAGCGCTACATGGAATCGGTGCAGCAGCAGTCCTTCCCGATCACTGAGGCGCGCATTATCAGCGCAGCGACGATGCCGCTGAAAAAGAGCTACCCGAAGTCGCTGGTCGTTCTGGCGGCGGGGCTATTGGGAGGACTGCTGCTGAGCTTCGGCGTGGCGATGGCTCGCGAGCTCACGGACAACGTGTTCCGGACTACCGAGCAGGTGGAGGAAATCCTCGGTACGAATTGCCTCGCGATCCTCCCCGCTGTGGGCGGCCCCGCCGCACGGTCGCGATCGCTTCTTCCCGGCTCGCTTGCGGACAGGTTTGCCAACAACCCGGGCAACTCCAATCCGGACCTCCTGCGCTACGTGGTCGAAAATCCGCTGTCCCGCTATTCCGAGGCTATACGCACTCTTAAGGTGGCGATGGATCTCAACTCGGTCGTGCGGGAGAACCGTGTGCTGGCGGTCACCTCGACCCTTCCCAATGAAGGAAAGAGCACGCTTTCCGTCAATCTCGCCCAGCTTATGGCCCATGGTGGTGCCCGGGTAATCTTGGTCGATACTGACCTGCGCAACCCGTCGTTGTCGCGCGCGCTGGTGCCGGACGCGCAGGTCGGCTTGGTCGATGTGATCGCGCTCAGGGCAGGGCTGGAAGACACGTTAGTCGTCGACCCTGAGACCAAGCTCTCCGTATTGCCGATAGCGGCGAACTCGAAGCTCCTGCACACCAACGAGATCCTCGCATCCAAAGCGATGCACAATCTTGTCGCGTTGTTGCGCTCGAAATTCGACTACGTGGTGCTAGACATGCCGCCGATGGCGCCAGTGGTGGACGTGCGTGTCACCTCGTCCTTCGTCGATTCGTTTCTGTTTGTGGTCGAGTGGGGCAAGACAAAGACTGATGTGGCACGACACAATCTGCGCGGAGCGCCGGAGATCCACAGCAAGCTGCTTGGAGCCGTGCTGAACAAGGCCGAGACGAGGCTGCTTTCGCGCTATGAAGCCTATCATGGCCGCCATTATTACCAGAAATACTACGCAAAGTATGGGTACGTGGAATAA
- a CDS encoding glycosyltransferase family 2 protein: MNTLHPELVRQDRRNIPDNKSEIRVFAVLRDEMLRLPYFLNYYRQLGVSRFFIIDNGSKDGSGQFVLDQPDCHVFYTEGSYGKSRAGVYWLNSLLDTYGVSHWIILADTDELFVYPGCENTELQQFCNWLDQSGHEAVYALLLDMYSSLPIREVNYRQGEDFRATCSYHDSSYVVVRRYGFPSAFPPFEHIGGPRLRLCFGDQNTPALWPRLKPKLARRALSVAHKAGFLHKQIAPVVATQAYKVPLVKWRKGNGYVNSHRLNAVRLSPVTGALLHFKYFQDFGKRIEDSLAHGEHYGGSIEYRRYGELLAANPNLSLIDAESVRYSSSRELVDRGLMRTDSGWMSIV, encoded by the coding sequence ATGAATACGCTCCATCCTGAACTCGTTCGGCAAGACCGAAGAAACATACCCGACAATAAGAGTGAAATCCGTGTCTTCGCGGTGCTGCGCGATGAAATGTTACGCCTACCCTACTTTCTCAACTATTATCGCCAACTCGGCGTATCCCGTTTCTTTATAATCGATAATGGCTCCAAGGATGGCTCAGGGCAGTTCGTCCTCGATCAACCAGATTGTCACGTGTTTTACACGGAAGGATCATACGGGAAGAGCCGCGCCGGTGTCTATTGGCTGAACTCCCTTCTGGATACTTACGGCGTATCGCATTGGATTATTCTGGCGGACACCGACGAGCTGTTTGTCTATCCCGGTTGCGAAAATACGGAGCTGCAGCAATTCTGCAATTGGCTGGATCAGTCCGGTCATGAGGCCGTGTACGCTCTGCTCCTCGACATGTACAGCTCGCTTCCAATTCGCGAGGTCAACTATCGGCAAGGAGAAGACTTTAGAGCGACATGCTCTTACCACGACAGCAGCTATGTTGTGGTGCGCCGATACGGTTTCCCGTCTGCCTTCCCACCCTTCGAGCACATCGGTGGGCCGCGTCTGCGCCTTTGTTTCGGAGATCAGAATACACCGGCACTATGGCCGCGTCTCAAGCCAAAATTGGCCAGGCGGGCCTTATCCGTCGCTCACAAGGCCGGATTTTTGCACAAGCAGATAGCTCCGGTCGTGGCAACGCAGGCATATAAGGTGCCGCTCGTCAAATGGCGGAAGGGAAATGGATATGTAAACAGTCACAGGCTTAACGCGGTTAGACTGTCGCCGGTCACGGGCGCTCTGTTACACTTCAAGTACTTCCAAGATTTCGGCAAGCGCATAGAGGACTCCCTTGCGCACGGAGAACACTACGGCGGCTCAATTGAGTACCGCCGCTACGGTGAACTCCTGGCAGCAAATCCAAACCTGTCGCTCATAGACGCCGAAAGCGTCCGTTACAGCTCGAGTCGCGAGTTGGTTGACCGCGGCTTGATGCGCACAGACAGTGGTTGGATGTCGATCGTTTGA
- a CDS encoding O-antigen ligase: MRLRLPDIRWSWSWPATFILLFVVAAAPLPFGSTNDLSNAFWCLCLGIALVFAPTRELRAQHLWLIAGIGVIVAGYGFVLHEQLSDHPFLAPFHPIWKQASDLLGTPIAPSASIVKNEAFFALGAPLANILAMLLGITVGAARERARWMLWVIAVSGSLYAFYGVASFLIEPTMILWRDKTAYLGSVTGTFINRNTAAAYFGSCAVIWILLILEDVRRRMPERHIEWKRLSRDLSDIPPRETLPQLVALLICLMAMFMTGSRAGVALSLLAMIVSFTVFLRKDLPPRTGIWISLGSGIVVALGLMQLLGGRVSSRFDSQGLVDEGRVEAWKSTLRIIADNPWFGTGMGTFQWAFPPYRSPNISIRGIWDAAHSTPLELASEVGVPLALLVAFAWIVMFIVLAKGVFGRRRDAIIPLAGAATASLSLLHSCLDFTLQVPGYSIPFFALFGAGLVQSFRTSEPVRSTARRARGTEEYAP; this comes from the coding sequence ATGCGCCTTCGGCTTCCTGATATCCGCTGGTCCTGGAGCTGGCCCGCCACCTTCATCCTGTTGTTCGTGGTGGCCGCGGCGCCGCTTCCGTTCGGCTCGACCAACGATCTGTCGAACGCGTTCTGGTGCCTGTGCCTTGGGATCGCGCTAGTGTTCGCGCCGACGCGCGAGTTGCGCGCCCAGCATCTGTGGCTGATCGCCGGCATCGGCGTGATCGTCGCCGGCTATGGCTTCGTGCTGCATGAGCAGCTCTCCGACCATCCGTTCCTGGCGCCGTTTCACCCGATCTGGAAGCAGGCCTCGGATCTGCTGGGCACGCCGATTGCCCCGTCCGCATCTATCGTGAAGAACGAGGCGTTCTTCGCGCTCGGCGCGCCGCTGGCAAACATCCTCGCAATGCTGTTGGGCATCACCGTCGGTGCCGCGCGGGAGCGGGCGCGGTGGATGCTGTGGGTGATCGCGGTCTCGGGCAGCCTCTATGCGTTCTATGGCGTCGCCTCGTTCCTGATCGAACCGACCATGATCCTGTGGCGCGACAAGACCGCTTATCTCGGCAGCGTCACCGGCACCTTCATCAACCGCAACACGGCAGCGGCCTATTTCGGCTCCTGCGCGGTGATCTGGATCCTCTTGATCCTGGAGGACGTGCGCCGTCGGATGCCGGAGCGGCACATCGAATGGAAGCGCCTCTCGCGCGATCTCTCCGACATTCCGCCGCGCGAGACCCTGCCGCAACTCGTAGCGCTCCTGATCTGCCTGATGGCGATGTTCATGACCGGCTCGCGCGCCGGCGTCGCGCTGTCGCTGCTCGCCATGATCGTCTCGTTCACAGTCTTCCTGCGCAAGGACCTGCCGCCGAGGACCGGCATCTGGATCTCGCTCGGCTCGGGCATCGTCGTCGCGCTCGGGCTTATGCAGCTGCTGGGCGGGCGCGTCTCCAGCCGCTTCGACAGCCAGGGGCTCGTGGATGAAGGGCGGGTGGAGGCCTGGAAATCGACGCTCCGCATCATCGCCGACAACCCCTGGTTCGGCACCGGGATGGGCACCTTCCAATGGGCCTTTCCGCCCTATCGCAGCCCCAACATCTCGATTCGCGGCATCTGGGATGCGGCTCATTCGACCCCTCTAGAGCTCGCATCCGAGGTCGGTGTCCCTCTGGCGCTTTTGGTCGCGTTCGCTTGGATCGTCATGTTCATCGTATTGGCGAAGGGCGTCTTTGGAAGACGGCGCGACGCCATTATCCCGCTTGCGGGGGCGGCGACCGCCAGCCTCTCGCTCCTGCATTCGTGTCTTGATTTCACACTTCAGGTCCCCGGCTACTCCATTCCATTCTTTGCGCTTTTTGGCGCCGGGCTGGTGCAGTCCTTCCGCACAAGCGAGCCAGTCCGATCGACAGCTCGCCGTGCCCGCGGGACGGAAGAATACGCGCCCTGA
- a CDS encoding cellulase family glycosylhydrolase — MVEAPYKSRFTPRRKPLRRGRRLLAQLLLLLVELAAPNRGAMAEGLPSGLGVHVQVWQIDAADLERIRNFGFSFVRWGMSWEAIEKNPGEFDWAATDAFFEKVRHSGLSSVVILATGNHLYSRWLELPADPGVRERKVAAPPESEAAMAAFSRFAAAAAKRYADESVTWEVWNEPDLPIFWPPKPKPDAYAQLAAMTCSAIKMAAPKAMVLAPATASLPVRAPSLYGALAKTEAAGCLDGLSMHSYRISRGQRPDPESVETENLASRALLERLSDRWRDVPMLCTEWGYPTSAVGRATQRAYLARAYLANVASGVRATVWYEWKDSRDEPANPESHFGLQTAQGIFKVEPDDGLVRRLTSMRFVRRLESVDPQVQVLLFEEGGANRIVAWLRSDDPTRNTVVTIAGKAVVLSNYPAIVVGDQIEAGGLRHAR; from the coding sequence ATGGTCGAAGCTCCTTACAAAAGCCGATTCACCCCACGCAGGAAGCCGTTGCGTAGAGGCAGACGGCTGCTGGCACAGCTTCTTCTGCTGCTCGTTGAGTTGGCGGCACCGAATCGGGGTGCGATGGCCGAAGGCCTCCCCTCCGGCTTGGGTGTTCACGTGCAGGTATGGCAGATTGACGCTGCTGACCTGGAACGTATCCGGAATTTTGGCTTCAGCTTTGTACGATGGGGTATGTCGTGGGAAGCGATCGAGAAAAATCCAGGAGAATTCGACTGGGCAGCGACGGACGCGTTTTTTGAGAAGGTCAGACATTCGGGTCTTTCCTCCGTCGTGATTCTAGCTACCGGAAACCATCTTTATAGCCGCTGGCTGGAATTGCCGGCAGATCCGGGCGTGCGAGAAAGGAAAGTTGCGGCACCACCAGAGAGTGAGGCTGCCATGGCGGCCTTTAGCCGCTTCGCTGCCGCAGCCGCGAAGCGGTACGCTGACGAGTCAGTTACGTGGGAGGTCTGGAATGAACCGGACTTGCCAATATTCTGGCCGCCCAAACCAAAGCCAGATGCTTATGCGCAACTCGCCGCAATGACTTGCAGCGCAATCAAGATGGCTGCTCCCAAGGCAATGGTGCTTGCGCCGGCGACTGCCAGCCTGCCGGTCCGGGCGCCCTCACTCTATGGGGCCCTGGCGAAGACCGAGGCGGCAGGGTGTCTTGATGGCTTGAGTATGCATAGTTATCGCATAAGCCGCGGACAGCGGCCGGATCCGGAGAGCGTGGAAACTGAGAACCTGGCCAGTCGCGCACTGCTTGAGCGCCTGTCCGATCGATGGCGTGACGTGCCCATGCTGTGCACTGAATGGGGATATCCCACGTCGGCGGTCGGCCGTGCAACCCAGCGAGCATATTTGGCTCGCGCGTATCTTGCGAACGTCGCCAGCGGCGTTCGGGCAACGGTCTGGTACGAATGGAAGGACTCGAGGGACGAGCCCGCCAATCCAGAGTCTCATTTCGGACTTCAGACGGCGCAGGGTATTTTCAAGGTTGAGCCGGATGACGGATTGGTTCGGCGATTGACGAGCATGAGGTTCGTTCGCCGATTGGAGTCTGTGGACCCTCAGGTACAAGTTCTGTTGTTCGAGGAAGGGGGGGCGAATCGGATCGTTGCTTGGCTTAGGTCAGACGACCCCACTCGAAACACCGTCGTCACGATAGCCGGAAAGGCCGTCGTTCTCAGCAACTACCCTGCAATCGTCGTTGGTGACCAGATCGAAGCCGGCGGACTTCGTCATGCGCGTTAG
- a CDS encoding O-antigen ligase, with protein sequence MRVRLIAPVFAMAVIAIPFDAIAGFKAFGELGDESSFYFFALAMGLYGINAAGATVAGDLGAPPGASFIWRTGAAIVAVTAISALWNATDISAARFHDRDGVVKLATSATVVIYGLALALLTRAVVPGRWYTCLILPICISAALCVGFGSLEALDRAGVSFPFYQTLNSFLHAGSDHSVQAWDGALNLRFVEGWDKRLRTVSFEPPSFGNFAGLAWPWLFAAVFMTRGIRKALHIALLLAFTVLIIGAQARTGWLLLATNVVAFGLLRFLFLPPDGRVPKSTALIAGLLLVAMIAEIVFYAASFDEIIRDTIVGTSVSDLSRLAYQVTSIRIFSANPILGVGLGQFAFNAASYMPDWGYISSEVKSSLAFTDAPWPNTYSLYTRLAAELGLIGLFGWLAIWIALMVSVRRAGLNYASSGRRVPVVAYPIIMSCADVLVTALTTDTFRTPMIWIVLGAGASFSARVRQIAGGVLQPSARRIPSQTYLAPSRG encoded by the coding sequence ATGCGCGTTAGACTGATTGCCCCGGTATTTGCGATGGCCGTGATTGCGATTCCCTTCGACGCGATCGCGGGTTTCAAAGCTTTCGGAGAGCTCGGGGACGAGAGTTCTTTCTATTTCTTTGCGTTGGCCATGGGGCTGTATGGAATCAACGCTGCTGGCGCTACCGTAGCTGGTGATCTTGGCGCGCCGCCAGGCGCGAGCTTTATCTGGCGAACCGGCGCGGCCATCGTAGCCGTTACAGCGATTTCAGCCCTCTGGAATGCGACTGACATCAGCGCCGCGAGGTTTCATGATCGCGATGGGGTTGTGAAATTGGCCACTTCCGCGACCGTGGTAATCTACGGCTTGGCACTCGCATTGTTGACCCGTGCAGTCGTTCCGGGGCGATGGTATACCTGCCTCATACTGCCCATTTGTATTAGCGCGGCACTGTGTGTCGGCTTCGGCTCGCTCGAGGCTCTCGATCGAGCCGGAGTCAGTTTTCCATTCTATCAAACTCTGAATTCGTTTCTCCACGCGGGTTCGGACCATAGTGTTCAAGCGTGGGATGGCGCCCTGAATCTGAGATTTGTCGAAGGATGGGATAAACGCCTTCGAACCGTTTCGTTCGAGCCTCCATCGTTCGGGAATTTTGCCGGACTTGCATGGCCATGGCTTTTCGCTGCTGTCTTCATGACCCGGGGCATCAGGAAGGCACTCCATATTGCTTTGCTCTTGGCTTTTACAGTCTTGATCATTGGTGCTCAGGCCCGGACGGGATGGCTGCTCTTGGCAACCAACGTAGTTGCGTTCGGTCTACTGAGATTTCTGTTCCTGCCCCCTGATGGACGTGTACCAAAGTCGACGGCGTTGATTGCCGGATTACTGCTGGTTGCAATGATTGCGGAGATCGTCTTCTACGCGGCGAGCTTCGACGAGATCATTCGCGATACCATCGTCGGGACTTCTGTTTCCGATCTCTCGCGTTTGGCCTATCAAGTTACGTCTATCAGAATTTTCTCGGCGAACCCGATACTGGGAGTTGGGCTGGGTCAGTTTGCCTTCAATGCCGCCTCATATATGCCTGACTGGGGCTACATCAGTTCGGAGGTCAAATCTTCCCTCGCGTTTACTGACGCGCCCTGGCCTAACACTTACTCGCTTTACACCAGGCTCGCTGCCGAGCTTGGCTTGATCGGCCTTTTCGGATGGCTGGCAATCTGGATCGCACTTATGGTTTCGGTGCGCCGTGCGGGGCTGAACTACGCGAGTTCGGGTCGGCGTGTGCCGGTGGTCGCATACCCGATTATCATGAGCTGTGCCGACGTTCTCGTAACCGCGCTTACCACGGATACATTTCGAACCCCCATGATCTGGATCGTCCTGGGCGCCGGCGCCTCTTTCAGCGCGCGAGTGAGACAAATTGCTGGTGGTGTCCTCCAACCATCCGCGCGACGAATTCCAAGCCAGACCTATCTCGCGCCCTCGCGCGGCTGA
- a CDS encoding lipopolysaccharide biosynthesis protein — protein MADARWEHDPDERAGNRDRIMALHSVAAPVNRPVEVWSNLRSRPLFGAATALAARLIQMGSTLALVPILLSHLGSEQFAVWLAASSLMGAFAFIDLGIGSNLVNHIAVSKGVSASARTYVSNAFVVLSLFSLASATVVCLTFFSSGTENGFIHFRGAGTWSAFFVTCLTLCIVAPLSLIWKIRLGLGETAIQSLWDAFASLGIFCAIIVSLWFNAGIVAVVASFCAVPLLVHCLNGAQLFRRYPDLKPSLSLASAGKLAAVLKSGSPFLLVNAISAISFSFDSVLALHLLDAEQAARFGVAQKMAIAVQTLLSIGLTPFWPQFRAATAEQNARSAGGILISAFALALLIAGSVSMMIVLFGDDVTRLWTRGAISLPNDLIVGVAIWIPVFAVNAVLTSLMSVPSLLPVQVKLASLSGVCCFLAKVILAGAWGGSGLFWGNSFGLFAFLILPAFFVIARDLLRMKQAKGRSR, from the coding sequence GTGGCCGACGCGCGGTGGGAACACGATCCGGATGAGCGGGCTGGGAACCGTGATCGTATTATGGCCTTGCATTCGGTTGCAGCTCCCGTGAACCGGCCCGTGGAGGTCTGGAGCAATTTGCGGTCGCGCCCATTGTTTGGTGCCGCGACTGCTTTGGCGGCTCGGCTCATTCAGATGGGATCGACGCTGGCTCTGGTGCCGATTTTGCTCAGTCACCTGGGCTCCGAGCAATTCGCCGTGTGGCTCGCCGCGAGTTCCTTGATGGGAGCCTTTGCTTTCATCGATTTGGGAATAGGATCGAATCTGGTCAATCACATCGCGGTCTCGAAGGGAGTTTCCGCTAGCGCGCGAACATATGTTTCGAATGCGTTCGTGGTCCTTTCATTGTTCTCGCTCGCGAGTGCGACGGTGGTATGTCTGACGTTCTTCTCAAGTGGGACGGAGAATGGCTTCATTCATTTTCGAGGAGCTGGAACCTGGAGCGCGTTCTTTGTGACGTGTCTGACACTTTGCATCGTGGCGCCGCTGAGCCTGATTTGGAAAATCCGACTTGGCCTCGGTGAAACCGCGATTCAAAGCCTTTGGGATGCCTTCGCCTCTCTAGGTATATTTTGCGCGATCATTGTCAGTCTCTGGTTCAATGCAGGCATCGTCGCTGTGGTAGCCTCGTTTTGCGCCGTGCCGCTACTCGTGCATTGTCTAAATGGCGCTCAATTGTTTCGGCGGTACCCTGATCTGAAACCAAGTCTTTCGCTGGCAAGTGCCGGGAAGCTTGCAGCTGTACTGAAATCAGGCTCTCCGTTCCTGCTCGTAAACGCGATCAGTGCTATCAGCTTTTCCTTCGATTCTGTCTTGGCGCTTCACCTTCTTGATGCGGAGCAGGCGGCTCGATTTGGAGTTGCGCAGAAGATGGCGATTGCGGTCCAGACGTTACTTTCGATTGGCCTCACTCCATTCTGGCCTCAGTTCCGAGCCGCAACGGCGGAACAAAACGCCCGTAGCGCAGGCGGAATTCTGATCTCCGCCTTTGCACTGGCCTTGCTCATAGCGGGTTCTGTCTCGATGATGATTGTCCTCTTTGGAGACGATGTCACGCGTCTTTGGACGCGTGGCGCGATATCGCTTCCAAATGACCTGATCGTCGGCGTTGCGATCTGGATTCCGGTTTTCGCCGTAAACGCGGTGCTCACGTCACTAATGAGCGTACCGTCCCTACTGCCTGTGCAGGTGAAACTGGCGAGCTTATCGGGAGTATGCTGTTTTTTGGCTAAAGTCATTTTGGCAGGGGCGTGGGGTGGATCTGGGTTGTTCTGGGGCAATAGCTTCGGCCTGTTTGCCTTTCTGATACTCCCTGCATTTTTTGTTATTGCGCGAGACCTTCTCAGGATGAAACAGGCGAAAGGGCGATCAAGGTGA
- a CDS encoding glycosyltransferase family 4 protein yields the protein MTSKTDNLNLRVAHFTEAPMGGVLAHLQELIAEQIKDPAISQIVVFGPDVNDAGLSKLAHPKLVIKSYPYVGRSMRSMIRFLFVASALIQRFEPDIVHIHSTFAGLLVRPVAFLRKRRPTVVYCPHGWAFLRDSKANRLYAWLEAALSRLCDGVVCVSSSERDAAVSAGIAVSKCTVILNGIADETTPPANSALGLRRPMKILFVGRFDRQKGFDVFLGVMSELGNLAQGFAVGDFVTDVTTALEVPENVELLGWRTRSQVEESLATADLLLMPSRWEGSPMIAIEAMRAGLPIFSSSVGGLPELVEDGATGRLLRSLRPLDIANAIRATSTEELRSFAQNAHRRFRTHYTAKSMAERTKQLYLDLLGAHGSFSQEAVAAARSNAEDQKRILQCSIDSADGRP from the coding sequence GTGACGTCGAAAACAGACAATCTCAACCTAAGGGTCGCGCACTTCACCGAGGCGCCGATGGGAGGGGTGCTTGCGCATTTGCAGGAATTAATCGCCGAGCAGATCAAGGATCCTGCAATTTCTCAAATCGTGGTCTTCGGTCCCGACGTAAATGACGCGGGTCTATCAAAGCTGGCTCATCCAAAGCTCGTGATCAAGTCGTATCCATACGTTGGACGATCGATGCGGTCTATGATCAGATTCCTCTTTGTCGCGAGCGCGTTGATTCAACGCTTCGAGCCCGATATCGTTCATATCCATTCCACCTTTGCTGGACTTCTCGTGCGTCCGGTTGCGTTCTTGCGGAAGCGCCGTCCAACCGTCGTTTATTGTCCCCATGGTTGGGCGTTCTTGCGGGATTCAAAGGCAAACCGGTTATATGCGTGGCTCGAGGCGGCGTTGTCACGCCTATGCGATGGTGTTGTTTGCGTATCGTCCTCCGAACGCGACGCGGCTGTTTCGGCCGGCATTGCTGTTTCGAAATGTACTGTGATTCTAAATGGAATCGCGGATGAGACGACACCACCAGCGAACTCAGCACTGGGCCTTCGGAGGCCAATGAAAATTCTCTTCGTAGGTCGTTTCGATCGACAGAAGGGATTTGACGTATTTCTCGGTGTCATGTCCGAGCTTGGCAACTTGGCTCAGGGCTTTGCGGTGGGTGACTTCGTTACCGATGTCACGACCGCTCTAGAAGTCCCAGAGAATGTCGAGCTCCTCGGTTGGAGAACTCGGTCGCAGGTCGAAGAGAGTCTGGCGACGGCTGATCTGCTCCTGATGCCTTCTCGCTGGGAGGGGTCGCCCATGATCGCGATCGAAGCGATGCGAGCGGGCCTTCCGATCTTCTCCTCGTCAGTAGGAGGGCTTCCGGAGCTTGTCGAGGATGGAGCGACCGGACGGCTGCTGAGGAGCTTGCGACCGTTGGATATCGCGAATGCGATACGTGCCACCAGCACTGAAGAATTGCGAAGCTTCGCTCAAAACGCCCATCGACGGTTTAGGACGCACTACACGGCCAAATCAATGGCTGAGCGGACAAAGCAACTCTATTTGGATCTCTTGGGAGCTCATGGTTCTTTCTCGCAAGAAGCCGTCGCCGCGGCTCGAAGCAATGCAGAAGACCAAAAACGAATCCTCCAGTGCTCCATCGATAGCGCGGACGGCCGCCCGTAA